The following proteins are co-located in the Pseudomonas sp. ATCC 13867 genome:
- a CDS encoding MarR family winged helix-turn-helix transcriptional regulator, which translates to MKDSAVLQPELLLDNQLCFRLYAVSRAVIRGYRPMLEALGLTYPQYLAMLVLWEWQAEPPEQPSVKALGERLMLDSGTLTPLLKRLEQLGLVERRRARHDEREVHLRLTPAGDALRDKVLPLREDLLCRSGLDLSASDGLREQLDSLLLQLARLDG; encoded by the coding sequence ATGAAGGATTCGGCAGTTCTGCAGCCGGAGCTGTTGCTGGACAACCAGCTGTGCTTCCGCCTGTACGCGGTGTCGCGCGCGGTGATCCGTGGCTACCGGCCGATGCTCGAGGCGCTTGGCCTGACCTACCCGCAGTACCTGGCGATGCTGGTGCTCTGGGAGTGGCAGGCCGAGCCGCCGGAGCAACCCTCGGTGAAGGCGCTGGGCGAGCGGCTGATGCTCGATTCCGGCACCCTGACGCCGTTGCTCAAGCGCCTGGAGCAGTTGGGACTGGTCGAGCGCCGCCGGGCGCGGCACGACGAGCGGGAAGTGCACCTTCGGCTGACCCCGGCGGGCGACGCACTGCGTGACAAGGTGCTGCCGTTGCGTGAAGACCTGCTGTGCCGCAGCGGCTTGGATCTGAGCGCCTCCGACGGCCTGCGCGAGCAACTGGATTCATTGCTGTTGCAGTTGGCGAGGCTGGACGGCTGA